A genomic window from Desulfobacterales bacterium includes:
- a CDS encoding UPF0280 family protein, translating to MNQPRTYRHRIQKEGLTTFNITVRETDLLIRADKPLDRIALNSILCHRRFLEAFIAQHPVFATSLVPWTVSEPMPAIVWDMIRAGQKAGVGPMASVAGAVSQRVGEDLSVYSKEVIIENGGDVYIKTDAPVTVGIYAGKSPLSLRIGLNIASGNAPMAVCTSSGTVGHSLSFGNADAVSVVSKSCALADAAATAIGNRVLSAKEIQQAMAFGQTIDGVEGILIIVGEQMGVWGKLELVPLSGGKNG from the coding sequence AACATAACCGTCAGAGAGACGGACTTGCTCATTCGTGCCGACAAGCCGTTGGATCGAATCGCTCTGAACAGCATTCTTTGTCACCGCAGGTTTCTTGAAGCCTTTATTGCCCAGCATCCGGTCTTTGCAACGAGCTTGGTTCCCTGGACGGTGAGCGAACCCATGCCGGCGATTGTATGGGATATGATTCGCGCAGGCCAAAAGGCGGGTGTCGGACCGATGGCATCCGTTGCCGGCGCGGTTTCGCAGCGAGTCGGGGAAGATTTGTCGGTCTACTCGAAAGAAGTAATCATTGAAAACGGCGGGGATGTTTACATCAAGACCGATGCGCCCGTTACGGTGGGAATTTATGCCGGAAAATCTCCCTTAAGCTTGCGGATCGGCCTTAATATCGCATCGGGTAATGCCCCCATGGCTGTTTGCACCTCTTCGGGCACAGTGGGCCATTCGCTCAGTTTTGGCAACGCGGATGCGGTTTCTGTCGTTTCCAAAAGCTGTGCCCTTGCGGATGCTGCTGCTACCGCTATCGGCAATCGCGTGTTGTCCGCCAAAGAAATTCAGCAGGCAATGGCCTTCGGCCAAACGATTGACGGGGTTGAAGGGATACTCATTATTGTCGGAGAGCAGATGGGGGTATGGGGAAAGCTGGAGCTGGTTCCCCTGAGCGGGGGAAAAAATGGTTGA